A part of Rattus rattus isolate New Zealand chromosome 6, Rrattus_CSIRO_v1, whole genome shotgun sequence genomic DNA contains:
- the Cpa1 gene encoding carboxypeptidase A1 — protein MKRLLILSVLLEAVFGNENFVGHQVLRISAADEAQVQKVKELEDLEHLQLDFWRDAARAGIPIDVRVPFPSIQSVKAFLEYHGISYEIMIEDVQLLLDEEKQQMSAFQARALSTDSFNYATYHTLDEIYEFMDLLVAEHPQLVSKIQIGNTFEGRPIHVLKFSTGGTNRPAIWIDTGIHSREWVTQASGVWFAKKITKDYGQDPTFTAVLDNMDIFLEIVTNPDGFAYTHKTNRMWRKTRSHTQGSLCVGVDPNRNWDAGFGMAGASSNPCSETYRGKFPNSEVEVKSIVDFVTSHGNIKAFISIHSYSQLLLYPYGYTSEPAPDQAELDQLAKSAVTALTSLHGTKFKYGSIIDTIYQASGSTIDWTYSQGIKYSFTFELRDTGLRGFLLPASQIIPTAEETWLALLTIMDHTVKHPY, from the exons ATGAAGAGACTGCTGATTCTGAGTGTGCTGCTGGAAGCAGTCTTTGGCAATGAGAACTTTGTGGG GCACCAGGTTCTCCGAATCTCTGCAGCCGATGAAGCCCAGGTGCAGAAAGTGAAGGAGTTGGAGGATCTGGAGCACTTGCAG TTGGACTTCTGGCGGGACGCTGCCCGGGCCGGTATCCCCATTGATGTCCGAGTGCCCTTCCCCAGCATCCAATCTGTGAAAGCATTCTTGGAATATCATGGTATTAGCTATGAGATCATGATTGAAGATGTGCAGTTACTGCTCGATGAGGAGAAACAGCAGATGTCCGCCTTCCAGGCCAGGGCCTTGTCCACTGACTCTTTCAATTATGCCACCTATCATACGCTGGACGAG atcTACGAATTCATGGACCTGCTGGTGGCTGAGCACCCACAGCTTGTGAGCAAGATCCAAATCGGCAACACCTTTGAAGGTCGCCCCATCCATGTGCTGAAG TTCAGCACTGGAGGGACCAATCGCCCAGCAATCTGGATCGACACTGGCATCCATTCCAGGGAGTGGGTCACCCAGGCTAGTGGGGTCTGGTTTGCAAAGAAG ATCACCAAAGACTATGGCCAGGACCCCACCTTCACAGCCGTTCTTGACAACATGGACATCTTTCTGGAGATTGTCACCAACCCTGATGGTTTTGCCTACACCCACAAAACG AATCGCATGTGGCGCAAGACTCGATCACACACCCAGGGCTCCCTCTGCGTCGGTGTGGACCCCAACAGGAACTGGGACGCTGGCTTTGGGA TGGCCGGAGCAAGTAGCAACCCCTGCTCGGAAACTTACCGAGGCAAATTTCCCAACTCTGAGGTGGAGGTCAAGTCCATCGTGGACTTCGTGACGAGCCATGGGAATATCAAGGCCTTCATCTCCATCCACAGCTATTCCCAGCTCCTGCTCTACCCCTACGGCTACACGTCAGAACCAGCCCCTGACCAGGCAGAGCTG GATCAGCTAGCTAAGTCTGCTGTGACAGCCTTGACGTCTCTACACGGGACCAAGTTCAAGTATGGCAGCATCATCGATACAATCT ATCAAGCCAGTGGGAGCACTATCGATTGGACCTACAGCCAGGGCATCAAGTACTCTTTCACTTTTGAGCTGAGGGACACTGGGCTCAGAGgattcctgctgcctgcctcccagaTCATCCCCACGGCGGAGGAGACATGGCTGGCCCTTTTGACCATCATGGACCACACAGTCAAACACCCCTACTGA
- the Cpa5 gene encoding carboxypeptidase A5 isoform X1 — protein MQGTQGGGIGPGLSPVDRGTLLFCNFILAVAWGQVNFTGDQVLRVRAKNEKQLSLLRDLEIQKPQKVDFWRGPARPSLPVDMRVPFSELPSVKAYLKSHGLAYSVMIKDIQVLLDEERDAMARSRRLERSTNGFSYSSYHTLDEIYNWIDNFVAEHSNLVSKIHIGKSFENRSILVLKFSTGGPNRTAIWIDTGIHSREWITHATGIWISQKIVNAYSRDHVLKKVLNTMDIFIEIVTNPDGFAFTHSMNRLWRKNKSIQPGIVCVGVDLNRNWRTGFGGNGSTKNPCSETYRGPAPESEPEVAAIVAFITGHGNFKAMISIHSYSQMVMYPYGHSLEPVPNHKELFELAKDAVKALYKVHGMEYIFGSISTTLYSASGITVDWAYDSGIKYAFSFELRDTGQYGFLLPASQIVPTAEETWMALRTIMKHTLNHPY, from the exons ATGCAGGGCACCCAAGGAGGAGGCATAGGCCCTGGGCTATCCCCTGTGGACAGAGGGACACTTCTGTTCTGCAACTTTATCCTGGCTGTAGCTTGGGGCCAAGTGAATTTCACAGG AGACCAGGTTCTTCGAGTCCGGGCCAAAAATGAGAAGCAGCTGTCACTTCTCAGGGATCTGGAGATCCAGAAGCCCCAGAAG GTGGACTTCTGGCGTGGCCCAGCCAGACCTAGCCTCCCTGTGGACATGAGAGTTCCCTTCTCTGAACTGCCCAGCGTTAAAGCTTATTTGAAGTCTCACGGCCTTGCCTACAGCGTCATGATAAAGGACATCCAG GTGCTGCTGGATGAAGAGAGAGATGCTATGGCAAGGTCCCGCAGGCTGGAACGCAGTACCAACGGCTTCAGCTATTCCTCGTATCACACTCTGGATGAG ATATATAATTGGATCGACAACTTTGTAGCTGAACATTCTAATCTTGTCTCCAAAATTCACATTGGCAAGAGCTTTGAAAATCGGTCCATTCTTGTCCTGAAG TTCAGCACTGGAGGTCCAAATCGCACAGCCATCTGGATTGACACTGGGATTCATTCCCGAGAGTGGATCACTCATGCCACTGGCATCTGGATCTCGCAGAAG ATTGTCAATGCATATAGCAgagaccatgtcttgaaaaaagtATTAAACACTATGGACATTTTCATAGAGATTGTCACCAACCCTGATGGCTTTGCCTTTACTCATAGCATG AATCGCTTGTGGCGGAAAAACAAGTCAATTCAACCCGGCATCGTCTGCGTTGGTGTGGACCTCAACAGGAATTGGAGGACAGGCTTCGGAG gAAATGGTTCTACTAAAAACCCCTGCTCAGAGACTTACCGAGGGCCGGCCCCCGAGTCAGAGCCAGAGGTAGCTGCGATTGTGGCCTTCATCACGGGTCACGGGAACTTCAAAGCTATGATCTCCATTCACAGCTACTCTCAGATGGTCATGTACCCGTATGGCCATTCTCTGGAGCCTGTGCCCAACCATAAAGAACTG TTCGAGCTTGCCAAGGATGCAGTAAAGGCTCTCTACAAGGTGCACGGGATGGAGTACATTTTTGGCAGCATCAGTACCACCCTCT attcaGCCAGCGGGATCACGGTGGACTGGGCTTATGACAGTGGCATCAAGTATGCCTTCAGCTTCGAGCTCCGGGACACTGGACAATATGGTTTCCTGCTCCCAGCCTCACAGATTGTTCCCACAGCCGAGGAGACATGGATGGCACTACGGACCATTATGAAACACACCCTGAATCACCCCTATTAG
- the Cpa5 gene encoding carboxypeptidase A5 isoform X2, with translation MQGTQGGGIGPGLSPVDRGTLLFCNFILAVAWGQVNFTGDQVLRVRAKNEKQLSLLRDLEIQKPQKVDFWRGPARPSLPVDMRVPFSELPSVKAYLKSHGLAYSVMIKDIQVLLDEERDAMARSRRLERSTNGFSYSSYHTLDEIYNWIDNFVAEHSNLVSKIHIGKSFENRSILVLKFSTGGPNRTAIWIDTGIHSREWITHATGIWISQKIVNAYSRDHVLKKVLNTMDIFIEIVTNPDGFAFTHSMNRLWRKNKSIQPGIVCVGVDLNRNWRTGFGGNGSTKNPCSETYRGPAPESEPEVAAIVAFITGHGNFKAMISIHSYSQMVMYPYGHSLEPVPNHKELIQPAGSRWTGLMTVASSMPSASSSGTLDNMVSCSQPHRLFPQPRRHGWHYGPL, from the exons ATGCAGGGCACCCAAGGAGGAGGCATAGGCCCTGGGCTATCCCCTGTGGACAGAGGGACACTTCTGTTCTGCAACTTTATCCTGGCTGTAGCTTGGGGCCAAGTGAATTTCACAGG AGACCAGGTTCTTCGAGTCCGGGCCAAAAATGAGAAGCAGCTGTCACTTCTCAGGGATCTGGAGATCCAGAAGCCCCAGAAG GTGGACTTCTGGCGTGGCCCAGCCAGACCTAGCCTCCCTGTGGACATGAGAGTTCCCTTCTCTGAACTGCCCAGCGTTAAAGCTTATTTGAAGTCTCACGGCCTTGCCTACAGCGTCATGATAAAGGACATCCAG GTGCTGCTGGATGAAGAGAGAGATGCTATGGCAAGGTCCCGCAGGCTGGAACGCAGTACCAACGGCTTCAGCTATTCCTCGTATCACACTCTGGATGAG ATATATAATTGGATCGACAACTTTGTAGCTGAACATTCTAATCTTGTCTCCAAAATTCACATTGGCAAGAGCTTTGAAAATCGGTCCATTCTTGTCCTGAAG TTCAGCACTGGAGGTCCAAATCGCACAGCCATCTGGATTGACACTGGGATTCATTCCCGAGAGTGGATCACTCATGCCACTGGCATCTGGATCTCGCAGAAG ATTGTCAATGCATATAGCAgagaccatgtcttgaaaaaagtATTAAACACTATGGACATTTTCATAGAGATTGTCACCAACCCTGATGGCTTTGCCTTTACTCATAGCATG AATCGCTTGTGGCGGAAAAACAAGTCAATTCAACCCGGCATCGTCTGCGTTGGTGTGGACCTCAACAGGAATTGGAGGACAGGCTTCGGAG gAAATGGTTCTACTAAAAACCCCTGCTCAGAGACTTACCGAGGGCCGGCCCCCGAGTCAGAGCCAGAGGTAGCTGCGATTGTGGCCTTCATCACGGGTCACGGGAACTTCAAAGCTATGATCTCCATTCACAGCTACTCTCAGATGGTCATGTACCCGTATGGCCATTCTCTGGAGCCTGTGCCCAACCATAAAGAACTG attcaGCCAGCGGGATCACGGTGGACTGGGCTTATGACAGTGGCATCAAGTATGCCTTCAGCTTCGAGCTCCGGGACACTGGACAATATGGTTTCCTGCTCCCAGCCTCACAGATTGTTCCCACAGCCGAGGAGACATGGATGGCACTACGGACCATTATGA